The window TTTTAAGGTTTATATGAGGGACTCCTTCAGTTGATGAATTGCTTTTGACATGGTAATTTTTGGCTCATGTGTCATTTTACTCTtagaacttaaaattttttcttattattcaaCAAGAGGTCATAAATGTAATTTATATTGGCTAATCTTCTCTCACTATTATTAATCTCAATTGGAATTTGATGtgtaaataaaagattaaaagagTAACAGAACCACATTTCCTTGGTATAGTTTTGGGTAAGGAGATATCATATTTATATGTTCTCTTGATTAGAGTTTGTAATGATTTCTTATCTGTCACATTTACTTCAAAATCCtgattaatgaattttatttatgattaaaaaaaaagaaaaagaaaatctcatcatgaaataaatgtattttaatccTTCACCATGGCGTTTTGGCATTCTTGCTGGGATTTCACCAAAGCTGAGTTGGAGAATTCTATCATCTTGGCACGTTCCAGAGGAGCCTAAACTCCAATTTTCTGGTTTTGATTCCAAAAAAAGGGGGTGCGGAAGAGTTGGAAGACTTTAGACAGATCAGTTTGGTTGGGGGACTGTACAAACTGCTTGCCAAATTTTGGCAAATAGGCTGAAGTTAGTTGTAAAAATCCTTTCGAATTGAAAAGTTAAAGAGTaacccatatttttttaatcatttttatccCACTATACCCTATCACACTTTTCTCCAATTTTAAAACCTTTCTATTTTTGCagataaaaagagagaaaatctTATCTTTGCATAAGCCATGTATGTACTATTTGCAGATTGTAGTTTTATTAGGTGCTGAAAGTTGACAACAACAACCATATGTACGGAAACAAGagcatttttattataaagaaaGTGAATAAACATCAACCTTTTAGGCAAACAGTCTGTTCTTATAACTGAATACACTTGAGTCCATCCATTTCATTCTCAATGGTCCTGTTTAAACTTTTATGTTTGTCTGAATACACTAgcctaaatttattttcttattctgaaactgtttatttatttatacatttatgtTTTTGGACCAGGCAAAGGCAAACTCACAAAAGAAGGCTGAAGCTAAGGCTCATCACTGATGGCGATCAAGAAAAAATGATTAGAGAGATTCTATTTGATCAAAAGCAGTATGAATAATGGTGCATGAATCACTGTTTCCAAGTCTTTCTGGAGCTTCTTGAGTCTCCAACCTTCGCAGTGGTTTTTATTGCCTTCCATTTTCATCTTGGATAAATGTTTTCCATGGTTGAGTGTATTCTTACTTGTTAGGCTTCTGAGATATTCTTTTTTGAATGATGCATTGTTAGCTCATAATGATTGATGGCATAATTGTTAATATAGAAATCTTATTGTAGGCAGTGATGGGCGTACGATGATGAACCCACCCCGCCTGCATCTCCTTTTTAACCTCCTTTTCACATTCTCGGTATAGAGGAAAAGGGGAAATTATTGCCATTTCAAGTATATctgttttttagtttctttggTAAATCTCTTTTCATGGGTGTGAAGCACAAGAAAatgatcttttctttttttctttttctttttttgtggaAAACACATTTCCATATGCAAGAAACTGAGTCGGAAACTTCCATTTGATCTCTCAATGGTTTCTTTTATCATGAAAACTcatctttttccttatttatctCCTATTCTTGCTTTCTTGGATTATTGAAGTACCCCATTACAGTCCTTTATTTGAATCGGCTTTTGTCAATGCCATGGTGCTCATACTGATACGGATGATGGTGACTAGCTGGTGTTGATCCCACCTGGATAGTATTGGTATGATGGTCATTGTGATGATCTTGGTAATATATGGTCATATGATGACTTAAAATGGTGATGGTGACGGTGATGGTATTGAACTGGTTGTTTGGTGTCGTAGAGGAGGGCAGATCTGTGATCACTGGAATTTTGCGATGATGCTGATGCAAGTATGATGTTGATGCAAGTATGATGTTGCAGGGGCATTTTATGTATACCATGtatattttctttgcaattttcGTAACTGATGCTAGTGATGATATTCGGAATGCATATCCATTTTCTCAACATTTACTTTGGCCAGAACACTCAATGTGGCATTCGAATCCATTTTGGGATGGGAGCTCTTTCTACCTCTCTACACAAGCAGATTAAAAGCCTTGTTGAAGAGGATAACCAAGACTTGTGCCAAAGGAAGACCTATTTCTTTTTGGGAAAAATGAAAGTTGCAATTTCTCTTAGCAGGTTGGTGCTGTACTTGGGTATCGACATTGTTGAGCAAGGATAAATCAACACAGTAGGATTGATCCAGGTGGGAAGCTTTGTCCTTCTCAACTGGTATTAAGAGGAAAGTTTGCATGGTTTGTATGGTTTTAAGGTTTTGATGTTTGAATTTCAGTATGCCTTGCGAAAAGATGCCTACTGTGGCAAAACTCCAATCTTGGTAGTTTTAAGGTTTGAATTTCTGATGTCTTTCCTTGTGAGAAAGACTAGAAAAACGCAAATTGCCTGAATTCAAAAACCAAATTGGAAATTCCAAAATGCAAAAATTATCGAGCAAAGCATTGTAGTTGTTGAATGTATATAGTGAGATCTAGGTTATGAAATAAGAGCACAATTATCGGGTATAAGGTTACAAAACTATGGATTAGGTTCCAAATATCATGTACATGGTTCCATCTAATTGGTGGTTTGTGGTGGGTATTGAAAAAGCATACTTTAATAATTACACTAacccaataaaaataatgaaataatactTTTGACATTGATAGTGCCTTTTAGGTGGGTACCAAAAAAGTCTACTTCTGCACTGACTTAGCGGGTTTGCATTATTTGAAAGCGCAGGTGTAAGGGATCCATCATCGTGTGTTTATGTTGACGCCAATTGACCCTAGTTGGGCAGCGAGGACAGCAGTGCATGAAAACGGAATGTTTCTAGATGATGGCGAGGGGGTGTAAGTGTAACACATGAGGTACCAATTTGATTTTCCTAGTTCCAATCTTAACAATCAAATacaggctatgtttggttcacggaaaatttgagggaaaatgcgagggaaagaaaatacaaaggaaaagtagaaggaaagaaaaagtgaaggaaaataaaaaaataaattaaaagttgataaattattttttttattactttaaactcattttatttattttaactcatcaatataaagattaaataatttaaaaatacataagtttttaattagttttaattatatttgattttcttttatatttttcataggacaaccaaacatgagaaaatcatttttcttaacattttttttctttcctttgtactttccgggaaccaaacatagcctagcATTTCTTTATAATGATCAATGCGGCACTAAATTGGAAGGCtaccaaaatattttgtaaaattcattTCTCTACTGAGCACTGACTACTTTATGGCATTCATTAAGCTGTAATTCCGAATGCATTTGGGCCCTCTTATAATGAACTTCAATGATCACAAATTAAATTGCATCAAATAAtgcaataattaaaattaaaatttaagacaAATTAAAGTGCACATTTatgaaaaatcataatataaaagtttGGAATATTTTAGTCTTTTCCAAACTCCTCCAGAGTGGTGTTGTGAAAATGGCGGCCTGGTTTCttaagaaaagggaaaaaaacataGGTTGCGCATTTGGTTCCGTCAAACATTTTTCTCTTAGGAAGCTCTGTGGAAAGAGCCGAATAATTTTGACAGCAACGCATCCGGAGCATTcagggaaggaaagaaaaaaggcaaagTGTTTTTCCTTTGCCCGTGCCACTGCCACGTGCTTCTTTCACATCATTTGCCGGGTTATACATTACCTTGGCATTTTCCATTACACTTTCTTTCTCTGAAGAAGAGTGTGTGTGCTTGCAGATTATATATTCCACTTTGGAGTTAGGACTGTTCTGTAATTATTACATTTATCATCCACATATAATTTCATTTGACTTCTTCCCTCTTCACCATTCCCACtaaggattttttaaaataatataataattctttttaaaatttttgattttttttttaaagacattaataagaaaaatatttcaaatttcggCATTGAAGTGAAATTGTCAGGAttcaaaaatatgatattttttttcaaaatcccttCGCACTTGCTTTCCTCACTTTAACGGAGAGAGCCTGCCAGACAGCCATTTGAAACGACGTTGTTTCATCCGTGTTTCCTTGCCTTCCCATCTAAGCAATGCTCCCATGGCAGGTTGGTTGGGGCCCACCATGTCAACGCTTAGTAGGCGTTTCAGTGTGCTGTTTTGACTTTTGAATTGACCTTCAAATCCTAGCCGTCCATTCTTTGTCGTTGTAACGATCAATGACAAGTGGGTCCAGGAATGCCCCCGATGCTCACACGTGTAGGGCCGCAATAGAAAATTGCAACTTTCCCGTAGATCATGACCACAACCGACAGGGATCCATGAACCAGAGTTGCAgggttttaaatttcataatcaaaCTTTAGTTGTACAACttaatgtatattttttttaaatattttctctcCCACTTGCTTTACTCCACAAATCTCACACTCTCACAATTCACAGGTCACTGCCacgactctctctctctcttcacttTCTCTCTGTAGAGCCGAGCACCAGCAGAAGCAGAGAGGGGCCGAGATGGGCTCTGTTTCTCTGAAAATTGGGGATGGCACAGCCAGATTCAGAAGAGCTTCACTGTGTTCTTCAGCGGTGAATGTTCTTATGCTTTTCTCTGTTATCACCACCAATCTTTTCGCTCTCTACGCCTTCACATCGTCTCCAAAGGATCAAGCCCACCCAACTCAGCATACCCACAAGAACATCTCTTTCATTTCCGAGCAAGTCTCGCTGATTATCAGAGAGATCGAGTCTTCGCAAAAGAAACTGGCGCAGATGGAGAAGGAGCTTCTTGGGTACGAGAGCATCGATCTTTCCAGGCCCAATACTGCGAGCGAGCTTAAGCTGTTTCTGCAACGCCATCAGCTTCCTCTTGGGAAAGATTCCAAGACTGGAATCACGGAAATGGTGGCCTCTGTGGGGCATTCCTGTGATAAATCTGTAGATTTGTTGTCTCAGTACATGACTTACAAAGTTTCTGGTGCTTGCCCTGATGATTGGAGCCTTGCCCAGAGGCTGATTTTGCGGGGATGCGAACCACTGCCACGGAGGAGATGCTTTGCTAAGTCTGTCCCTAAGGTGGGTCTATACTCTTTTCCCATTTCGCTTTGGAAACCGGTTAGTGATAAGATTGTGAGTTGGAGTGGCCTTGGCTGCAAAAATTTTGAGtgcttgaataataaaaaattagggaaAGACTGTGTTGGTTGTTTTGATTTGGCTAATGGGTATGAGAATCAGAGGTTTGTTAAGGCCAGGGGAAAGAACGATTTTCTCATAGATGATGTGTTGGCTCTGGGTAGTGGAGGAACCAGAACAGGCTTTGATATTGGAGGTGGGTCTGGGACCTTCGCTGCTAGAATGGCAGAAAGAAATGTGACGGTGATCACTGCTACTTTAAATGTTGATGCCCCCATTAGCGAATTCGTATCAGCAAGAGGGCTTTTTCCTCTGTATTTGAGTTTAGATCATAGGTTCCCCTTCTATGACAATGTGTTCGATATAGTTCACGCAGCCAGTGGATTAGATGTTGGGGGCCGCCCAGAGAAATTGGAGTTCTTAATGTTTGATATCGATAGGATTTTAAGGGCTGGTGGCTTGTTTTGGTTGGATAACTTCTACTGTGCCAACgaggagaagaaaaaggctTTAACGCGGTTGATCGAAAGATTTGGGTACAGAAAACTGAAATGGGTAGTTGGGGAGAAGCCAGATGCAGCTGGGCCAGGAAAATCTGAGGTTTATTTGTCAGGTGTTCTACAGAAGCCTGTAAGAGTATGATTATAAACAGCTTTGGTGAGAATACTGTTGTCACTTCTAGCTTTGTTTACACACAATTTCAGAGCAGGAATAAGTGAAATGCATTGGCTGTTTCTTTACCGAACTGCAAAATGGCAGCGGATGGTATCTGTTCTgcaatttaggtttttttttttcttggtgaaTTTGGGGATGTTACCTCACAGAACGATGAGAACATAGTGTATTCTTGAATTGATTAAGTATTTGATATTTGTAAGTTCTAGCGTCCACATGTACTTTCTTTTAGTTAGTTTCCTTTGTTAGTTTGTTAGGTTTCTCCTTTAttggttgtttttatttattatttctctgGTTAATTGTGCCTTCTAGTTCTAGCTTCCTATTCACTTTCATCAGTAGAATAATAGAATTCCATTGCCTTAAGAATTGTGTGATTGTTGCAGCCTATTTGTTACTGCTGAATCACCTGATTGTTGAGAAATACTTGATCAAAAGTAAAATGCCAAAATACCATGTTTCTAGCTGAATGATTAACTTGAAAAGAAGAGGCGCAAAGGTTTCTTCAATATTTGGATGGGTTGAAGGAACTTTAGAACTTCGATCTGTCATGTATGAAGGGGTAGTGACCAGGGTGCTGGAGAAATGACAGGTTGGGGGCCGTTGTCTCTGACTCTCACCTGCTTAACGAGCAGCTGTAAGTGGATTGGCGCATTCCAGGGATTGTAGCATTGTGAGCTCAGGTGAGAGGAAGAGTCTCCATGGTATTAGAAAGGTGTGGCAGACAGGATCAAAGGAGGCGATGCACCGAGAATCCATTAAGAGTGAGTGCGTTTGATACCAATTTAAGAAAACATTACTAaccttttttaatacttgaatgataaaaattttcaagtgttacaAAAATTAGAAGCGCTGACAAATGGGTTCTTAAGTCTTTTAtccaaataatttccaaaatgtTTCTCATTCctttacaattttaatttcttttgttttttaaatgatcAGAATCATGATTATGAGCTATAGTTTTAACTTTAAGCTTAAAACTGTAAATGACGACTATGgttttaaagataaattgaaaattgcagccactaattatgattttatgtttcAGATCTgtaatcactaaaaaaaaaagatctcaaACCACATGGGCATCCACATGATTGAGAAACAccaatttagaaattattttgatagggGATTTACTTTATAGAATATTTCTTGAAAACAagttatttttgttcaaaacccCCCATGAACATGCAGTCTGATGATGTATAAGGCATAAGACTAGAGAAATGAAAGGAGCAATTTTCTCAAAGAGatccttttctttcccttcgGGGCTTTGGATTCCTGAATTGTAattcttttccttctctcttcCAATTAAGGAATGCAAGCACGCGACCTGGTATCACCTAGACATCTTGCCCTCTTCAGTAGAGCCACCACCGAAGCCCTTATGAACTAAACAGAGGCCCAGTTTAATTTAAGAACTTTGTCAAATGAAGGAAGTAATTGCTCTGGCAGAAATATCAACGGATTTAATTTCTGACAGTCGTACATCATCCTCCATAGCATTACATCTACTAAAAGGGTTCCTCTTCTAGTTTCACATGTAGAACTGCATTTATAATTCATACACTACATTCCAActttaaccaaacaaaagctAAAACAAAAGGCCTAAGCTAGAGCCATTTGCATTTCGGCACCCAGATTGCCTAAGCCTGGCTTGAGGCTGTGTACACCCAAGGTTGCCAGGATTGATGATGAGCCCCTGATGAAGCCAAGGTTTCCATCTTGACCATTGGAACAAGCAGCAGCAAGTGAGCAGTATGTCATCAGATATTCAATGGCAAATCGGGTGGGGCTATCCTGAGGGTGGTCACCTTCTGACAGAATCATTAATCCCTTCAATTGCTGTGCTATTGAGAAGCTGCATGCCCTCTTCACTCATCTGCTGAACTTCAGAAGGCGACAAAATTCTAATGCAGCGGACACAGCCAACAAACTCCCTGGCAGAAGCACATTGATAAGCATTGGAAATATGTCTAATTTCAGAATCGAATCCATAGTGCTAGTTGTTCCAAATGAAAACAGAAACTACTAAAAACATAAGCTGTAAAAGCAAGATATAGCAAGAAAGTGAACTATAAACAGTCCCCGCTAGAATGCCAGCAAAATGATCCTAAAAGTGTAGGTATATACTGACTTtatttcttcttaattttactGTGAGAATGTATTGGTCTAGTTACTATAATGGTTTAGTGGGGGTTCAGTAGATCTGGGTCCTATCAGTGCATGCATACACAAAACAACAGAACAGAACTTACTTCCAGGGATCATCCCCAACAAGAAGTACATCATTCTCATAATCCACATACACCAATTTCCAGCCTGAGCCTTTCTGGTCGTTGAGCAGACCCTCAAGTCCAAACATGCATTCAATTGCTGAGCATAATTCTTCATAATTCTTAAAACTTGCAACGTCAATTGACCTCCCAACTGATCCCATTTTTTGAACCTGCCACAGCCAAAAATGCCATCAAAACCAGAACTCCCTGTTTGCTAATTAAGAAATCCACCAAAATAGAATGTCCTTATTGAATGATGCAAGGCAGAAACATATGATCAAAAACAATTCGTTGGCAAACATAGTAACGTCAATGTGTAGCAAAATGGAGTTTGCAGTGACATTATGGCAGTAACAATATGTTAAAACTAAACTGGGCACACACTGGATCAAGGAGGCATGTAGAAGTGTTGTTGACTTGTTTCAATATACTTCAGGTGGTaatgccttttcttttcttcttcctcctctttttttattttattttttatttatttatttattttttggttggaAAATGGTTTTGCCATCCAGTAGGTCAATCTGGGCAGATTTGGAAACATTTGAAAGGTGAAGGCCAGACATTGAGACACATTCTTTGAATTGATCGAATTCTCATTTCTATCATGTTCTGTGGTTCATACCAGGAAAATCAACAAtctggaataaaaaaaaaaaaggcagtaAAAATGGGCTTGACAAGGCCAAGGGATGGTGCCTGAAGCCATTTCAAGCtcagataaaatttaaaaaagtaaaattaaaataaataaacaaataaacaaaacaaaaagggtaaaaataaaaaacacatatAATGGTCTGAGAGGAGAAAGGAATCTTGAGGTAGATCCTCCCCTCTCTTCCCCAGAGAGAGAGGTGAAGGTTCTCAAGCCTCACCAAGATGGCCTTAGGCCCAATTAGTTAGTCACAAGCCCTGCCCCTCTCTTCCCCAGAGAGAGAGGTGAAGGTTCTCAAGCCTCAGCAAGATGGGCTTAGACCCGATAGTTAGTCACGAGCCCCACCCTAGAGAGTTGCCAGCCAAGGCTGGGCTTCTGGCCTTACTACCATTTTTACATTCTTTTAAATGATTCAACTAGTTGGAAGGGGTAAAGTAATATGGGAAAAAAGTTAAATGTGGTAACATTatctgaatttttattttcctttcccttGAAATTGGCTCAgacttttataaatttcataCCTTTGTATAAGTTCGCATTGGTGGTGGAGCTACTTGTTGCCAAGAGCTATTCTGCAAAAGACTGCTTTCATCAAAATCCACATTGCTTGATGAAGTACCACCTGAGTTGTCAAGGAAGTCTGGACGAGAGAAGGCCTGAGAGTCTGCTAAGCTCACTGAGGTAATCTGGGACTGAACATCCTGGCTTGTACTGAAGTTGCCTACTAAACAATCTGAAGGATCTGGGAAATCAGCATCCTTAAATGTACAGAACTCATCCAAAATGGTGCTTGAAACAGAAGGGTCAACCACAGTACTTCCACCATTACTAACATCAAAATTAAGACAACTGTAGATCCCACTTTGGTTATTGCTATCATCTGACAAGTCTCTTAAACCACTTGAACTAGATATACAATTAAGGCTACATGGATCTTGCTGAGGGAATGGAGGGAGTTGATCTGCTTGGGATAAACATTTTGCATTGTTCAGTTGATGATCCCATATTTCCTGACCCATTGAAGGAAGAGTTGGGTTAATTGCTTCTGGAAACACCACCGAAGGATCTTGCAGACTAAATGTAGATAAAGGCCCAGGTGATCTCAGAACCCCACCAAAAGATTGGTTTGCAGAAGGGTACAAAATCCATTCATCGGTGTCTATGTATGGAGATAAGGCATTTGGATTAGAATCAAATGGGGGTGCAGAAATTTGCTGGGCATGGAAAATTGAGGATTCCAAATGGGGTTGCATGAACCAAGAATTAGTCTGCAATTGCAATGGATCTTTGTTCTGATTAGACAATGATGGTTGGTTTACAAGGTTCTGTGGATTCTTAGGGCTCTTAGCTAGCTTTTCCTCATCACCCTGTCCAGTAGAGGTCAACTGGCTTAACTGATCTGCTGTATGCACAGGTTCTATGTTCGGTTTTTCAGCATTTCCAGATGGTGTTTGATTTTCCAATTTGTTCAGGGGTTGCACTTGTCCTACTAGATTTGGTTGTGATGGTAAATCAGAGTTTGTTGCATCAGGTTGATCAAGGCAGGGCTGAGgatgattttgattttgcaGCAATTTATTTTCTGAAGGAATAGGCGGAGGTTGCTGCTTAATCATTCCCTCTATAATTCTTGCCTCTTGTAATGAAGCTGCCTTCACACCAGAGTCTTGGAATGCAGGTGTAAGAGTACCAGGAGGGTTAACAAGTTGAGGTTTCAATAGCATCTTCATCAATTGCTCAGAACATATATTTGGAATTGTGGGGTACGGAAGAACCCCATTCCCATTTTCAAGAACACGGATAAATGGCCTTTTCATCAAACTTCCCCATTCAGCTTCACCTCCTGATTCCAAAACAATTGTACACCATGAGTATGTTGCAAAGTGGCTCAAACCAAGAGGGAATTAATGAACTTACCCAAGAAACCAGCATGCATAGGCCGTTTGAGACTTGATGTCAgggaaggaaaaatgaaaaggcTTTCAGGAGTCTCAATTTCCCATGAACTAACCCTGCTCTGCTTATCACCACATCCCGACTCATCCCACTCAACCTGTGTATGTAAAAGATATGAATCTTAATAGTACCCAAGCAGATCAAAATCCTGGGTGGGTTATTATTTCCTCAAATCTCAAAAACTTAATGTCgaagtaaaagaaagaaattcaaCAGACAAGTGACATTTAGAACTAGCCCTACTCACCTGAAGATTACGCCACTTGGAACCTGGCCAGCTCAGTGGATCTAGGTCACTTATACCAACTATTGTACCCATGTATCTGCAGGAGGACAAGAAAAAATGCAGACATTCAACAAGATACATGAACATATTAGATTTTGTTGCcgttatttcaaatattaatataagtaACCACTGTTTTGAAAAGACTAATATTCTAGAAACAGTTGTCACACTTCATGAATACAGCACAAAGCTTAAAGATATGTCTGGAGTAGAAAAAAGAATACAAGAAGATTCAAACATTCAGATACCTGCGCTTCCCCGATTCCTCTGTCTCAAACATCATTCCAAACCTCATACCAACAGAAATCTGGGTTCCATATACAGATTTCCGGTACTTGGCCAAAGGAATAACAAATTCTGATGGGCATGCCCTATAGAGAAGTTAAAATCACAACAAAGTCAGAAACAAAACAAGagccaatatatatatatatataacttttttattaaaaaggaaaagtagacaAGAAAAAAGCATGCCTGGGATTGTAGAAAATGGTAAATGGGCTTCGGTTGGCCGCAGCATGAGCTGCAGCTGCAAGAACTCCAATATGCATGCTATCAGCGGACAGAACTGATGATGGCAATGATGTTTGCTGACGGTTTGCACGCCTCACACCAAGCAATAGCTGTGATTTCTCATCTCTTGTGATGACAATGAATAAAAGATAACAAGGTTagctaaaatatattttttagaatgcaATATATTATTAAACAAGCATTAAACCTGTGGCTATGAAACAGACTTGAGTGATTGTCCAGTATGGATACATCATACAAGGGTCAAAACAGCCAAAAACTCCTAAGAGTTTCTTTCTACAGTTACAAGGATGACAAACGACATTAGAAACTTTCCCAATATTGGCACTGGTTGTCACCAATCTCATACACAAGATGTTAAAAACAtaagggggaaaaaagaaaaagaaaaccaaaaaaagggattttctttccataattttagaaattgtccAATAAATCAAATTCACTGTGATGGATCTGGTTTAATAGTTGACAGCAAAACATTCCTCCCACCACCTccacccaaaaaaaattattctgaaACTTATTGTTCTGTTTAAAACTGGGAGAAATTTGTATGTTTTGTTTCATCTATGGATACATACAGGATTGGTCAACTACGTCTGGCTCAGAAATCCCATTTTATCACTTCTTCACTTGGATTTCTTGGCGCTATAGGACAGTATTGAGTGTTTTATAACAAATAATCACATAATAGAATTGCATAGGACAACACAGCAGCACCACTAGTGACTTTCCATACCATATCacaaagaataaattattattttttattcattttattgttCAATTTACGTTTCTCATTAATTCAATTTCTCATGCCTTTTATGGATTTCCCCATCCATTATCTTTTAGCCCTTGGAGTTACATTCTCCAATATCAAGTCATATCAGCTATACTAAGTGATATTGGTGCCCATGAATATACATAGTAACACTCAAAGCTATGTGACACAAGTTTTGTCTTAACTAGTATACACATTCACTAGAATTACAAAGCCCCAGCTTTATGTGCTACCATGAGCATTATATCTGTTACTTTTCAGCATGGAATGCCTACATAAATTACAATCTGATAATATTAGAACTACGGCTACATGCATGAAATCTAACCATACATTTATGAATCCAGAGAGAGTTGAATGAAGCACATTTCAGTCTCCTTTACATATATACACTTCTTCCATTAGGAAAacagaatttaaaattttgtcaacAAAAAACCTAAGCATGTAGCTACGAACTACCTGATAAATAGGACAGCATCACCTGCTCTAAGTCTTTTTGCACTAACAAACACACTCCAACCAGTTGTTAAAAGGTGCCGCTTTGGTTGCCCTGCATAAAAAGGACCAAGGAAAAAGGGGGAGGGGGAAAGAGAGGGCACatttaagttaaaaacttcAATACATCACAAGGAAAAATCTGCATTTAAACAGAAAACCAAAGTATTGTCAGGTGATAGGAATCCTGTATTTGGCCATTTGATTTTAGATCAAACattcattttcaacttaaatGAGAAGTACATAAATTACCCAGTAAAAAGAAACATGCAAACTTAAAAGCATTCTTACCACGGTATATGTGACGAAATGTATAGGTAATATCATGCAAATCTCGAACAATGAGCTCCTGAGTTGGAGGTTGCATTGAG is drawn from Vitis riparia cultivar Riparia Gloire de Montpellier isolate 1030 chromosome 18, EGFV_Vit.rip_1.0, whole genome shotgun sequence and contains these coding sequences:
- the LOC117907871 gene encoding uncharacterized protein LOC117907871, which translates into the protein MGSVSLKIGDGTARFRRASLCSSAVNVLMLFSVITTNLFALYAFTSSPKDQAHPTQHTHKNISFISEQVSLIIREIESSQKKLAQMEKELLGYESIDLSRPNTASELKLFLQRHQLPLGKDSKTGITEMVASVGHSCDKSVDLLSQYMTYKVSGACPDDWSLAQRLILRGCEPLPRRRCFAKSVPKVGLYSFPISLWKPVSDKIVSWSGLGCKNFECLNNKKLGKDCVGCFDLANGYENQRFVKARGKNDFLIDDVLALGSGGTRTGFDIGGGSGTFAARMAERNVTVITATLNVDAPISEFVSARGLFPLYLSLDHRFPFYDNVFDIVHAASGLDVGGRPEKLEFLMFDIDRILRAGGLFWLDNFYCANEEKKKALTRLIERFGYRKLKWVVGEKPDAAGPGKSEVYLSGVLQKPVRV
- the LOC117906804 gene encoding auxin response factor 5; translation: MMGSVEENIKAGGLVSGTQTTLIEEMKLLKEMQDQSGPRKAINSELWHACAGPLVSLPQVGSLVYYFPQGHSEQVAVSTKRTATSQIPNYPNLPSQLMCQVHNVTLHADKDTDEIYAQMSLQPVNSEKDIFPIPDFGLKPSKHPSEFFCKTLTASDTSTHGGFSVPRRAAEKLFPPLDYSMQPPTQELIVRDLHDITYTFRHIYRGQPKRHLLTTGWSVFVSAKRLRAGDAVLFIRDEKSQLLLGVRRANRQQTSLPSSVLSADSMHIGVLAAAAHAAANRSPFTIFYNPRACPSEFVIPLAKYRKSVYGTQISVGMRFGMMFETEESGKRRYMGTIVGISDLDPLSWPGSKWRNLQVEWDESGCGDKQSRVSSWEIETPESLFIFPSLTSSLKRPMHAGFLGGEAEWGSLMKRPFIRVLENGNGVLPYPTIPNICSEQLMKMLLKPQLVNPPGTLTPAFQDSGVKAASLQEARIIEGMIKQQPPPIPSENKLLQNQNHPQPCLDQPDATNSDLPSQPNLVGQVQPLNKLENQTPSGNAEKPNIEPVHTADQLSQLTSTGQGDEEKLAKSPKNPQNLVNQPSLSNQNKDPLQLQTNSWFMQPHLESSIFHAQQISAPPFDSNPNALSPYIDTDEWILYPSANQSFGGVLRSPGPLSTFSLQDPSVVFPEAINPTLPSMGQEIWDHQLNNAKCLSQADQLPPFPQQDPCSLNCISSSSGLRDLSDDSNNQSGIYSCLNFDVSNGGSTVVDPSVSSTILDEFCTFKDADFPDPSDCLVGNFSTSQDVQSQITSVSLADSQAFSRPDFLDNSGGTSSSNVDFDESSLLQNSSWQQVAPPPMRTYTKVQKMGSVGRSIDVASFKNYEELCSAIECMFGLEGLLNDQKGSGWKLVYVDYENDVLLVGDDPWKEFVGCVRCIRILSPSEVQQMSEEGMQLLNSTAIEGINDSVRR